The Mycolicibacterium brumae DNA window GGCGGATACGCCCGCCATTTGATGCTGGTCCGCTTGCGCAGTTGCTCCAGCGAGAGCGTGGTCAGGGGCGTGCCGCTCATGACCGCTCCGTTCCGTCGGCGACGGCGAAGGAGATGACGTCGACGGGATCGTCGTCGGACAGGCCCGGGTAGAACTCCCGCAACCCGGCCTGCAGTTCGGCGACGTCGTCGAACCCGTCGGCGCGCGCGTGCGCCACGGTGAGCGCCCCGAATCGGGTGTTGAGCACCTCGGTGATCCGCGCGTCGATGGTGACGACCTCCCCGCTGTCCTTCTCGAAAACCAGCGCCGCGGGCCCGACGTCGAACGGGTCGTCGGCGCGGATGGTCAGTTGCTTGACGCCGCTGCGGATCACGTTCTCGAATCCCTCCCACATATAAAGGCGCTGCGGTTCCTTGAGCGTGCGCCAGTCGAAGGCGTCCGGCAGCAACTCGGCCACCGGCCGCGCCTCGAGTCCCATCGGGGTGCGGACCACGCTGCGGATGGCGGGGTCGAGATCGAAGAAGATCTGCCGGCATTTGCCGCACGGGGCGATCACCGACCCGGTGGGCCCGTAGGCGGCCGCGGTCGCGACGATCGGATCGTCGGGGTGTGTCGAGGCGTGGTTGGACAGCGCAGAGATCTCGCCGCAGGGGCCGCCGGTGAAGTGATGGGTGTTGAGCCCCAGAATGATCCGTCCGGAGCGGGTCAACACCCCGCCGGCGACGGTGTGGTCGGTGTCGTTGTGCCGGAGCCGGGCGTGCGTGACGGTTTCGCGGACCAACGCGCGCAGGTCAGCGGTGAGCATCTCTGCAGGCTACAAGCCGGGAGGCGGCGCTGTCCGCGATCGTCGGGCATCGTCGCTGGTCCAGTTAGGATTTCCCGGTGCATCGGACCGCACTGCTGCCTCGCCTCGCGCACGTCACCACTGTGCTGGCGGCGATTGCCGTGCCACTGGTCGGGTGGTTCTTCGGCGGGTGGTCGGGGGCGACGACGCTGGTGGTGTACTGGGCCGAGACGCTGGCGATCTGCGTGTTCGCCTGGGCGCGGGTGGTGGCGCACCAGCGGCTGGCGCCCCGGCGCGGGCATTATCGCTACCAGGCGCCCGGCCCGAAAAGCGGGAAGCCGAGCTCGTTCGCGTCCGGGTTTTTGCTGACCGCCGGCGCGTTCAGCTTCGCCCACGGGGTCTTCATGGCCGCGATCATCTTCCTGCTGCATCGCAACGGCTACCGAGAAATCGCCGAGATCGACTGGCGCAGTGTGGGTCTGGGCTGTCTGTCCGTCGTGGCCTTCCTGCTGCTGGATTTCCTGGTGGATCTGCCGACGCTGCGCGAGTGGTCCTTCCGCGACGTCGAGCTGACCGCTAACAGGGGTCTGAGCCGCGTCGTCGTCATTCACCTGACGCTGATCCTCGGATTGGCCGGCGTCGCCGTCACCGACGCGCCCGACACGCTTTTCGGGGTGTTCGTCGTGCTCAAAGCCCTCACCTCGCTGAGCTGGGCGCTGCCGCAGTGGGAGCCGAAGACGCCGCCGAAGTGGATGAGCCGGGTGCTCAACCGGGTGCCCAACGTGCGTCCCGGCGAACGGTTCGAGGACTTCTGGGCCAAGGAGAACACCGCCGAACTCAATCGGCGCGAGCGCAACGACGAGCCCTGGACCTGAGTGAAACGGCTTGGTTACGAGCACAGTTCGCGCCGCGCGCAGACCACGGTTGGCGATACGTTATAGACCGCCAGATCTACGAATGGGGGAGCGCCCGTGACAACAGTCGCGCTGTATCTGCTGATCACCTTCGGTCTGGGCGGTCTCGCGATGGCGGTGCGGCTGCCACCGCTGGTCGGATTCCTGACCGCCGGTTTCGTCATCAACGCGCTGCACCTGGACAAGGTGCCCGAGATCGAGATCGTCGCCGACCTGGGTGTCACGCTGCTGCTGTTCGCCATCGGCCTCAAGCTGAACGTGCGGATCCTGCTGCGCAAGGAAGTCTGGCTGACCACCTCGGTGCACATGCTGATCAGCGTCGTCCTGGGCGGCGGGGCGCTGTGGATCGCGTCGGTGCTCGGGGTGGCCATGCTGGCGGGCCAGAGCCTGCAGACCATCGCGTTGCTGGCCTTCGCGCTGTCGTTCTCCAGCACCGTGTTCGTGGTGAAGGTGCTCGAAGAACGCGGCGAGTCCTACTCGCTGTACGGCCGGATCGCGATCGGCATCCTCGTCATGCAGGACATCATCGCGGTGGTGTTCCTGACCGCCACCAGCGGACACCTGCCCAGCCCGTGGGCGATCGCTGTGCTGGCCGGGTTGTGGCCGCTGACCTGGGTGGCCCGCAAGATCTGGAGCCGGCTGGGCCACGGCGAGATGCAGGCGTTGTTCGGCATGGTGATGGCGTTCGTGCCCGGCTACGCGCTGTTCACCGCGGTCGGGCTCAAAGGCGACCTGGGCGCCCTGATCATGGGCGTGCTGCTGGCCACCCACCCGTCGGCCTCGGAGTTGGCGCGATCGCTGTTCCACATCAAGGAGTTGCTGCTGGTCGGCTTCTTCGTGTCCATCGGCCTGACCGGGCTGCCGGACCTGCCCACCATCGGGGTGGCGCTGCTGATGGTGCTGCTGCTGCCGTTCAAGGGCATTTGGTACGGGATCTCGCTGACGATGATGAAGGTGCGCTACCGCACCGCCATGCTCGCCGGACTCAGCCTGATGAACTACTCGGAGTTCGGCCTGATCGTGGTGTCCGTCGGCGTGTCGATTGGACTGTTGGCGCCGGCCTGGCTGGTGGAGATGTCCATCGCCGTCGCGCTGAGCTTCGTGGTGTCGGCGGTGTTCAACGGCCGCGGCCACCTGTTGGTGGAGAAGCTCGCCGCCCGGTTGCCGGCCCAGGACGAGGCCAAACTCACCCCCGAGGAGCGCCCCGCCGACGCCGGCGACGCGGAGGTCGTCGTGATCGGCACCGGCCGGGTCGGGTTGGCCACCTACCGACGTCTCACCGAGCACTACGGGTTGCGGGTGGTCGGCGTCGACTACGACGGGCCACGCGTGCAGCTGCTCAAGAGTGAGGGCTACCGGGTCATCGAGGGCGACGCCACCGACTTGGACTTCTGGAACCGGCTCCGGCATTCGGACTCGGTGCGCACCGCGGTGCTGGCCATGCACCGGCACGGCGCCAACGTCACCGCGCTGGAGTGCCTGCGGGAATCGGGCTTCAGCGGCAACGTCGCCGCCGTCGCGCGCTACGACGACGAGGTCGCCTGGGCCAAGGAACACGGCGTCGGCATCGCGTTCAACATCTACGCCGGCGCCGGGCTGGAGCTCGCCGATCAGGTCGGGGAGTCGGACCTGGCACGGCGCGCCAAGGAGATCGGGCAGTCCGAGTCCTCCTAATGCGGGTTCGGGGCGTGGCTGGTGTTGAGCTCAACGTGCACTGACTTCGTGTTCGCCCTGCGGCGAGTGAGCATTGGCGGTCGTTTCCGGGGGCGAGCGTGCAGTGACGGTCGTTTCCGCGGGCGAGCGTGCACTGAGGTTCGCTGAACGTCGCGAGCGGGCACTCCCGTCCGCGTTTCCCCAGGTGGGGGCGAACGCCACTGCACCCTCGTCACGCGGAAGTGGGCCTGGCTGCACGCTCGCGGCCAAATCCGACAGTGATTGCACGCTCGCCGCCGGTACCGACAGTGATTGCACGCTCGCGCCTCCGAAACCGACCGTGGATGCACGCTCGCGGCCGAATCTGACCGTGGCTGCACCCTCGCGCCGCTGCTACGAGATGCGACGACGCACCTGCTGATCGATGGTCAGGCATAGCCCGGGTCGGCGTCGCGGTCGATGAATACCGAACGGCTCAGTCAGTGGTGAGCTGCTGGGCGAGCATGACCAGGATGCCGCTGGGGCCGCGCAGGTAGGTGAGTTTGTAGATGTCCTGATAGTTCGCCACGCCGCGCAGCGGGTGGCAGCCGTGACGCGCGGCGATCTCCAGCGCCGCGTCGATGTCGTCAACGGAGAACGCGACCCGATGCATGCCGATCTCATTGGGCAGTGTTGGCGTGGTTTCGATCGCCTCCGGGTGGACGTACTCGAACAGCTCGAGGTGGCCGTGGCCGTCCGGCGTCGCCAGCATCGCGATCTTCGCGTGATTGCCGTCCAGGCCGACCGCGGTGTCGGTCCATTCACCGCGGACGGTGTCGCGGCCGATGACCGCCAGGCCCAGGTCGGTGAAGAACGCGATCGCGGCGTCCAGGTCGCGAACAGCGATGCCGACGTTCTCAAGTTTGATGGCCACGGTTGCGACGGTACCGATGCCCCGACGCGCACCGCGCGCCCGTCGAGCGGCTCCGGTCGGCCGCCGCGGGCTTGTAGGCTCACCGGCGTGCGCACAGATCGGGAAAACATCGCTGGACCTGCGGTGATCAGTCGGTGAGCGCGACTCTGGTCGCCAAGGACGTTGCGGGCGGGTACGCGCACCGGGTGCTGTTCGAGCACCTGGACCTCACCGTCGCGCCGGGCGATGTGGTCGGCGTGGTCGGCGCCAACGGCGCCGGGAAGACCACTTTGCTGCGGGTGCTCGCCGGTGACCTCGCCCCACTGGAGGGGAGCATCTCCCGGACCCCGACCGACGCCTTTGTCGGCTGGCTGCCGCAGGAGCATGAGCGGGTGCTCGGTGAGACTGTTGGGCAGTACGTCGCGCGACGCACCGGATGTGCTGCCGCCGCGTCGGCGATGGACGCCGCTGCCGAGGCGCTGGCCGATCCGGACGCGCCGACATCGGCGGCCGACGATTACGCGCTCGCCCTCGATCATTGGTTGGCCACCGGCGCGGCGGACCTCGACGATCGACTCGGCGCGGTGCTGGCCGACCTCGGCCTGGACCAGTCCGCGGTGGCGCCCGGGGACGCGTTGATGACGAGTCTGTCGGGCGGGCAGGCGGCTCGGGTCGGGTTGGCAGCCCTGCTGTGCTCGCGGTTCGACATCGTGTTGCTCGACGAGCCCACCAATGATCTGGACCTCGACGGACTGGACCGGCTCGAGGAGGTGGTCAACGGTGTCCGCGGCGGTGTGGTGCTGGTTAGCCACGACCGAGAGTTCTTGTCTCGCAGCGTGACTCGGGTGCTGGAGCTCGACCTGGCACAGCACACCAACACCGTTTACGGTGGCGGGTACGACAGCTATCTGGAGGAACGCGAGGTCGCGCGTCGGCACAAGCGTGAGGAGTACGAGGAGTTCGCCGAGAAGAAGGCGGACCTGGTCGCCCGCGCGCGCACCCAACGCGAATGGTCCAGCCAAGGGGTTCGCAACGCCATCCGCAAGTCACCGGACAACGACAAGATCCGACGTCGGGCCGCCACCGAATCCAGCGAGAAGCAGGCCCAGAAGGTTCGGCAGATGGAAAGCCGGATCGCCCGGATGGAGGAGGTCGCCGAGCCTCGCAAGGAGTGGGTGCTGCAGTTCACCATCGGCGCCGCGCCCCGGTCGAGCACGGTTGTCTCGACGCTGAACGAGGCGGTGGTGCGCCACGGGGACTTCACCCTCGGACCGGTGTCAATTCAGGTGAACGCCGGTGAGCGGATCGGGATCACCGGTCCTAACGGCGCCGGGAAGTCGACGCTGCTGCGCCTGCTGCTCGGGCAGCGGATACCGAATGCCGGCACCGCGCACCTCGGCGCGAACGTCGCGATCGGCGAGGTGGACCAGTCCCGCCGGCTGTTCAGCGGTCCGGAGCCGCTGGCGCAGAGGTTCGAGGCGCTGACGCCCAACTTCACCGTCGAGCAGGTCCGGACCCTCCTGGCCAAGTTCGGGCTGCGGGCCGACCATGTGGAGCGCCCGGTGGCCGAGTTGTCGCCGGGGGAGCGCACCCGGGCGGGGCTGGCGCTGCTGCAGGCCCGAGGGGCCAATGTGCTGGTGCTCGATGAGCCGACCAACCACCTCGACTTGCCGGCGATCGAACAGCTGGAGTCGGCGTTGGACTCCTACGAGGGCGCGCTGCTGCTGGTCACCCACGACCGGCGAATGCTGGACAATGTCCGGGTTGACCGC harbors:
- a CDS encoding ABC-F family ATP-binding cassette domain-containing protein, whose amino-acid sequence is MSATLVAKDVAGGYAHRVLFEHLDLTVAPGDVVGVVGANGAGKTTLLRVLAGDLAPLEGSISRTPTDAFVGWLPQEHERVLGETVGQYVARRTGCAAAASAMDAAAEALADPDAPTSAADDYALALDHWLATGAADLDDRLGAVLADLGLDQSAVAPGDALMTSLSGGQAARVGLAALLCSRFDIVLLDEPTNDLDLDGLDRLEEVVNGVRGGVVLVSHDREFLSRSVTRVLELDLAQHTNTVYGGGYDSYLEEREVARRHKREEYEEFAEKKADLVARARTQREWSSQGVRNAIRKSPDNDKIRRRAATESSEKQAQKVRQMESRIARMEEVAEPRKEWVLQFTIGAAPRSSTVVSTLNEAVVRHGDFTLGPVSIQVNAGERIGITGPNGAGKSTLLRLLLGQRIPNAGTAHLGANVAIGEVDQSRRLFSGPEPLAQRFEALTPNFTVEQVRTLLAKFGLRADHVERPVAELSPGERTRAGLALLQARGANVLVLDEPTNHLDLPAIEQLESALDSYEGALLLVTHDRRMLDNVRVDRYWRVEDGRVTEL
- a CDS encoding VOC family protein gives rise to the protein MAIKLENVGIAVRDLDAAIAFFTDLGLAVIGRDTVRGEWTDTAVGLDGNHAKIAMLATPDGHGHLELFEYVHPEAIETTPTLPNEIGMHRVAFSVDDIDAALEIAARHGCHPLRGVANYQDIYKLTYLRGPSGILVMLAQQLTTD
- a CDS encoding ASCH domain-containing protein, whose amino-acid sequence is MLTADLRALVRETVTHARLRHNDTDHTVAGGVLTRSGRIILGLNTHHFTGGPCGEISALSNHASTHPDDPIVATAAAYGPTGSVIAPCGKCRQIFFDLDPAIRSVVRTPMGLEARPVAELLPDAFDWRTLKEPQRLYMWEGFENVIRSGVKQLTIRADDPFDVGPAALVFEKDSGEVVTIDARITEVLNTRFGALTVAHARADGFDDVAELQAGLREFYPGLSDDDPVDVISFAVADGTERS
- a CDS encoding cation:proton antiporter family protein, with product MTTVALYLLITFGLGGLAMAVRLPPLVGFLTAGFVINALHLDKVPEIEIVADLGVTLLLFAIGLKLNVRILLRKEVWLTTSVHMLISVVLGGGALWIASVLGVAMLAGQSLQTIALLAFALSFSSTVFVVKVLEERGESYSLYGRIAIGILVMQDIIAVVFLTATSGHLPSPWAIAVLAGLWPLTWVARKIWSRLGHGEMQALFGMVMAFVPGYALFTAVGLKGDLGALIMGVLLATHPSASELARSLFHIKELLLVGFFVSIGLTGLPDLPTIGVALLMVLLLPFKGIWYGISLTMMKVRYRTAMLAGLSLMNYSEFGLIVVSVGVSIGLLAPAWLVEMSIAVALSFVVSAVFNGRGHLLVEKLAARLPAQDEAKLTPEERPADAGDAEVVVIGTGRVGLATYRRLTEHYGLRVVGVDYDGPRVQLLKSEGYRVIEGDATDLDFWNRLRHSDSVRTAVLAMHRHGANVTALECLRESGFSGNVAAVARYDDEVAWAKEHGVGIAFNIYAGAGLELADQVGESDLARRAKEIGQSESS
- a CDS encoding DUF6498-containing protein; its protein translation is MHRTALLPRLAHVTTVLAAIAVPLVGWFFGGWSGATTLVVYWAETLAICVFAWARVVAHQRLAPRRGHYRYQAPGPKSGKPSSFASGFLLTAGAFSFAHGVFMAAIIFLLHRNGYREIAEIDWRSVGLGCLSVVAFLLLDFLVDLPTLREWSFRDVELTANRGLSRVVVIHLTLILGLAGVAVTDAPDTLFGVFVVLKALTSLSWALPQWEPKTPPKWMSRVLNRVPNVRPGERFEDFWAKENTAELNRRERNDEPWT